From a single Capsicum annuum cultivar UCD-10X-F1 unplaced genomic scaffold, UCD10Xv1.1 ctg57536, whole genome shotgun sequence genomic region:
- the LOC124893322 gene encoding protein WVD2-like 7 produces the protein VSSGSKANILNQHKSTEEQPIARKVVASRAFCTEKVSHRLYQSVNRDKESVNSCQLVVKQNRSSFRLKTEEWASKRKEENKEEEIKQLRRNLNFKETLIPAFYREPGRRSEKNKDGQSWEEARARAAVRGRWRMDKKREILDVLRAKNELASKTKSQSRPSTAVGARATSATENTVLEVTIHPSAELSNSSVPSAATRKTSKQTQSNRTVAPKREQEKKQVANSPRPRTSDYIRRNKDFKAEDKTKVLA, from the exons CACTGAAGAACAACCAATAGCAAGAAAGGTTGTCGCTTCTCGTGCTTTCTGTACAGAGAAAGTTAGCCATAGATTATATCAAAGTGTAAACAG GGATAAGGAGAGTGTAAATTCATGTCAACTAGTCGTGAAACAAAATAGATCTAGTTTTCGCTTAAAAACAGAAGAGTGGGCCAGCAAAAGGAAAGAG gaaaataaagaagaagagatcAAACAGCTACGGAGAAATCTCAATTTCAAAGAAACTCTTATACCTGCCTTTTACCGTGAACCTGGCCGCCGCTCAGAAAAAAACAAGGATGGACAGAGCTGGGAGGAAGCAAGAGCAAGAGCTGCAGTCAGAGGCAGATGGAGGATGGACAAAAAGAGAGAAATTCTAGATGTTCTGAGGGCAAAAAAT GAGCTAGCAAgtaaaactaaatcacaaagcAGGCCTTCAACTGCAGTAGGGGCTAGAGCTACTAGTGCAACTGAGAACACT GTTTTAGAAGTAACTATTCATCCTTCAGCAGAGTTATCAAACAGCAGCGTGCCTTCAGCTGCAACAAGAAAAACGTCCAAACAAACCCAATCAAATAGAACAGTAGCTCCAAAGAGAGAGCAAGAGAAAAAACAGGTCGCGAATTCTCCAAGACCAAGAACATCAGATTATATCAGGAGGAACAAGGACTTTAAAGCTGAAGACAAAACAAAGGTTCTTGCATGA